In one window of Astyanax mexicanus isolate ESR-SI-001 chromosome 18, AstMex3_surface, whole genome shotgun sequence DNA:
- the LOC111196738 gene encoding sodium-dependent neutral amino acid transporter B(0)AT2-like isoform X1 codes for MNISKTIMSTDSQDLDNKVTVSKEVGLSIEDPCADSLNESSLALSAPAEDAAHQAEEGTVTDEDERPAWSSKFLYILAQVGFSVGLGNVWRFPYLCQKNGGGAFLVPYVILLLLIGIPLFFLELAVGQLIRRGCIGVWNHISPRLGGIGFASFVAGFFAALYYNVIVGWSIFYFTQSFQEPLPWKDCPLITNATGSYIVPECEKSSATTYYWYREALDISNSISESGGLNWKMTLCLLGAWIIVCLSMMKGIQTSGKVVYFSSLFPYLVLFCFLVRAMLLEGSVDGIVHMFTPKIEIMLDPTVWRDAAIQIFFALGLGCGGVIAFSSYNKKDNNCHSDAVLVSFINFFTSILATLVVFAVLGFKANIVTTKCVELNTQKIVGYLGTEISYDVIPPHIDFSKVSREDYQQIIGVIRGVKENDFSQLGLDSCDITEELNQGVQGTGLAFIAFTEAMTHFPGSPFWSVMFFLMLTSLGLGSMFGNMEGIITPIVDTFKIRKEYITVGCCILSFFVGLMFVQRSGNYFVSMMDEYSASLPLLPIVFLENVAVAWIYGTDRFYEDLKEMLGFRPFRVYYYMWKYITPLLLLAMLVASLVQMGLAPPTYTAWIQELAQEQSLSFPPWGLAVCITLMVIAVLPLPVVFCLRYCNIKNKNAIMKESARHTREEEEEGKASSSMTSSSSSSSRKESSSRQTDPETNSHDSANYVVVDITEMTESVV; via the exons ATGAATATTA GTAAAACGATAATGTCTACAGACAGCCAAGACCTTGACAACAAAGTCACGGTGTCTAAAGAAGTCGGGCTCTCCATCGAGGACCCCTGTGCAGACTCTTTAAATGAGAGCTCCCTGGCCCTGAGTGCACCTGCAGAGGATGCGGCGCACCAGGCCGAGGAGGGCACAGTTACTGATGAGGACGAGAGACCCGCGTGGAGCAGCAAGTTTCTCTACATCCTCGCTCAGGTGGGCTTCTCCGTGGGACTCGGCAACGTATGGAGGTTCCCCTACCTGTGTCAGAAGAACGGTGGAG gAGCATTCCTGGTGCCCTACGTCATCCTACTACTTTTGATTGGCATCCCACTGTTCTTTCTGGAGCTTGCCGTGGGGCAGCTGATCCGTCGGGGCTGCATCGGGGTCTGGAACCACATCAGCCCTCGCCTGGGAGGCATTGGCTTTGCCAGCTTTGTG GCTGGCTTCTTTGCAGCCCTCTACTACAACGTGATCGTCGGCTGGAGTATCTTCTATTTCACCCAGTCTTTTCAGGAGCCCCTGCCTTGGAAAGACTGCCCTCTTATCACGAATGCAACCGGCTCAT ACATCGTGCCGGAATGTGAAAAGAGCTCCGCTACCACCTACTACTGGTATCGTGAAGCTCTGGACATCTCCAATTCCATCTCGGAGAGTGGAGGACTGAACTGGAAGATGACCCTCTGTCTGCTGGGCGCATGGATAATAGTGTGTCTGTCAATGATGAAGGGCATTCAGACTTCAGGGAAG GTGGTTTACTTCAGCTCCCTGTTTCCGTATTTGGTGCTGTTCTGTTTCTTGGTGAGAGCCATGCTCCTGGAAGGCTCTGTGGATGGAATTGTCCACATGTTCACCCCAAAG attgagaTCATGCTGGATCCTACAGTGTGGAGAGATGCTGCTATTCAGATCTTCTTCGCTCTGGGCCTGGGCTGTGGTGGAGTCATCGCCTTCTCCAGTTACAACAAGAAGGATAACAACTGCCACTCCGACGCTGTGCTCGTCTCGTTCATCAACTTCTTCACGTCTATATTAGCTACGCTGGTGGTGTTTGCAGTGCTGGGCTTTAAAGCCAACATTGTGACCACCAAATGCGTCGAGCT GAACACACAGAAGATAGTTGGTTATCTGGGTACCGAGATAAGTTACGATGTGATCCCACCTCACATCGACTTCAGTAAAGTGAGCAGGGAAGATTACCAGCAGATAATTGGAGTAATTCGTGGTGTGAAGGAGAACGATTTCTCTCAGCTGGGACTAGACAGCTGTGATATTACAGAGGAGCTGAACCAG gGTGTTCAGGGTACAGGGCTGGCCTTCATTGCTTTCACCGAGGCCATGACCCACTTCCCCGGCTCACCCTTCTGGTCAGTAATGTTCTTCCTCATGCTGACGAGTCTGGGCCTGGGCAGCATGTTCGGCAACATGGAGGGTATCATCACGCCCATTGTGGACACTTTTAAAATCCGCAAGGAGTATATCACAG TGGGCTGCTGTATCCTGTCGTTCTTCGTTGGCTTGATGTTCGTTCAGCGATCAGGAAACTACTTTGTCTCCATGATGGATGAATACTCTGCCTCACTGCCGCTCCTTCCCATCGTATTTCTGGAAAACGTGGCTGTGGCCTGGATCTACGGAACTGACAG attttacgAGGATTTAAAGGAGATGCTGGGCTTTAGACCGTTCCGTGTTTATTATTACATGTGGAAGTACATCACTCCTCTGCTGCTCCTGGCTATGCTGGTTGCCAGCCTTGTTCAGATGGGTCTGGCCCCTCCCACTTACACTGCCTGGATCCAAGAGCTG GCTCAGGAGCAATCCCTCAGCTTCCCACCGTGGGGTCTGGCAGTCTGCATCACGCTGATGGTAATCGCCGTCCTGCCTTTGCCTGTGGTCTTCTGTCTGCGCTACTGCAACATCAAAAACAAGAACGCCATCATGAAAGAGAGCGCGAGACACACcagggaggaggaagaagagggtaAAGCATCATCATCCATgacttccagcagcagcagcagctcccgcAAGGAGAGCAGCTCTAGGCAGACTGACCCTGAGACCAACAGCCACGACAGCGCCAATTACGTGGTGGTCGATATAACTGAAATGACCGAGTCAGTGGTGTGA
- the LOC111196738 gene encoding sodium-dependent neutral amino acid transporter B(0)AT2-like isoform X2 — translation MEVPLPVSEERWRSIPGALRHPTTFDWHPTVLSGACRGAADPSGLHRGLEPHQPSPGRHWLCQLCALYYNVIVGWSIFYFTQSFQEPLPWKDCPLITNATGSYIVPECEKSSATTYYWYREALDISNSISESGGLNWKMTLCLLGAWIIVCLSMMKGIQTSGKVVYFSSLFPYLVLFCFLVRAMLLEGSVDGIVHMFTPKIEIMLDPTVWRDAAIQIFFALGLGCGGVIAFSSYNKKDNNCHSDAVLVSFINFFTSILATLVVFAVLGFKANIVTTKCVELNTQKIVGYLGTEISYDVIPPHIDFSKVSREDYQQIIGVIRGVKENDFSQLGLDSCDITEELNQGVQGTGLAFIAFTEAMTHFPGSPFWSVMFFLMLTSLGLGSMFGNMEGIITPIVDTFKIRKEYITVGCCILSFFVGLMFVQRSGNYFVSMMDEYSASLPLLPIVFLENVAVAWIYGTDRFYEDLKEMLGFRPFRVYYYMWKYITPLLLLAMLVASLVQMGLAPPTYTAWIQELAQEQSLSFPPWGLAVCITLMVIAVLPLPVVFCLRYCNIKNKNAIMKESARHTREEEEEGKASSSMTSSSSSSSRKESSSRQTDPETNSHDSANYVVVDITEMTESVV, via the exons ATGGAGGTTCCCCTACCTGTGTCAGAAGAACGGTGGAG gAGCATTCCTGGTGCCCTACGTCATCCTACTACTTTTGATTGGCATCCCACTGTTCTTTCTGGAGCTTGCCGTGGGGCAGCTGATCCGTCGGGGCTGCATCGGGGTCTGGAACCACATCAGCCCTCGCCTGGGAGGCATTGGCTTTGCCAGCTTTGTG CCCTCTACTACAACGTGATCGTCGGCTGGAGTATCTTCTATTTCACCCAGTCTTTTCAGGAGCCCCTGCCTTGGAAAGACTGCCCTCTTATCACGAATGCAACCGGCTCAT ACATCGTGCCGGAATGTGAAAAGAGCTCCGCTACCACCTACTACTGGTATCGTGAAGCTCTGGACATCTCCAATTCCATCTCGGAGAGTGGAGGACTGAACTGGAAGATGACCCTCTGTCTGCTGGGCGCATGGATAATAGTGTGTCTGTCAATGATGAAGGGCATTCAGACTTCAGGGAAG GTGGTTTACTTCAGCTCCCTGTTTCCGTATTTGGTGCTGTTCTGTTTCTTGGTGAGAGCCATGCTCCTGGAAGGCTCTGTGGATGGAATTGTCCACATGTTCACCCCAAAG attgagaTCATGCTGGATCCTACAGTGTGGAGAGATGCTGCTATTCAGATCTTCTTCGCTCTGGGCCTGGGCTGTGGTGGAGTCATCGCCTTCTCCAGTTACAACAAGAAGGATAACAACTGCCACTCCGACGCTGTGCTCGTCTCGTTCATCAACTTCTTCACGTCTATATTAGCTACGCTGGTGGTGTTTGCAGTGCTGGGCTTTAAAGCCAACATTGTGACCACCAAATGCGTCGAGCT GAACACACAGAAGATAGTTGGTTATCTGGGTACCGAGATAAGTTACGATGTGATCCCACCTCACATCGACTTCAGTAAAGTGAGCAGGGAAGATTACCAGCAGATAATTGGAGTAATTCGTGGTGTGAAGGAGAACGATTTCTCTCAGCTGGGACTAGACAGCTGTGATATTACAGAGGAGCTGAACCAG gGTGTTCAGGGTACAGGGCTGGCCTTCATTGCTTTCACCGAGGCCATGACCCACTTCCCCGGCTCACCCTTCTGGTCAGTAATGTTCTTCCTCATGCTGACGAGTCTGGGCCTGGGCAGCATGTTCGGCAACATGGAGGGTATCATCACGCCCATTGTGGACACTTTTAAAATCCGCAAGGAGTATATCACAG TGGGCTGCTGTATCCTGTCGTTCTTCGTTGGCTTGATGTTCGTTCAGCGATCAGGAAACTACTTTGTCTCCATGATGGATGAATACTCTGCCTCACTGCCGCTCCTTCCCATCGTATTTCTGGAAAACGTGGCTGTGGCCTGGATCTACGGAACTGACAG attttacgAGGATTTAAAGGAGATGCTGGGCTTTAGACCGTTCCGTGTTTATTATTACATGTGGAAGTACATCACTCCTCTGCTGCTCCTGGCTATGCTGGTTGCCAGCCTTGTTCAGATGGGTCTGGCCCCTCCCACTTACACTGCCTGGATCCAAGAGCTG GCTCAGGAGCAATCCCTCAGCTTCCCACCGTGGGGTCTGGCAGTCTGCATCACGCTGATGGTAATCGCCGTCCTGCCTTTGCCTGTGGTCTTCTGTCTGCGCTACTGCAACATCAAAAACAAGAACGCCATCATGAAAGAGAGCGCGAGACACACcagggaggaggaagaagagggtaAAGCATCATCATCCATgacttccagcagcagcagcagctcccgcAAGGAGAGCAGCTCTAGGCAGACTGACCCTGAGACCAACAGCCACGACAGCGCCAATTACGTGGTGGTCGATATAACTGAAATGACCGAGTCAGTGGTGTGA